The sequence below is a genomic window from Mycobacteroides abscessus ATCC 19977.
GCGACCACGACGTCATCGCTGTTCACAAAGGAATCGATCTGCATCGGCAGCACACCCGTCACCCCGATCTTGCGGAGCTCGGCCAGTACCACGCGCATCCGGCGGTACCAGCCTTGCGCGATGGCCTCGCGAATCGCGCTGACCACCGCGTCGATGCCGGACAGATCACGCAGCAAGGAGGTCAAACCCGGCGCCGCGAGGCTGGGAACCTGGCGGAGCGCGCCGATCGCACATCCCATGGGATATAGGTCCAGTTCATGCAGAATCCGTTGGCGCATCGCCACCGGCACATCGTGGGTGCAGGTGACGAAGGCGTCGACGGAACTGGTGTCGGCCGGATTCTCGACCATCAGCTTGAGCGCCTCGACCATGCCGTCATCGAGGCTGACCAACGGGACGTGCGCGGACAACGGCAGCGTCGGGACCCTGGTCTCCGCGCGATATTCCGCGCACCGCGACACCGCCGCGGTCCACGGCCCACGGGCGGCACCAGGATCGGTCAGGTCCGCCTTGTTGAGAATCAGCACCTTGGGTGCGATGGATGCCTCCAGAACCGCACGATCCTCGGGTTTGAGCGCCTCCGCGAAAACCACCACATCCACATCCGCAACCAACGGTTCTGGATCTGCTCCGGCGATCGGCACCTCGATAAGCGCATGGCCCGGGCCCTCATCGGCCGGCAAGGTGAGCCCCAGCGCCCCGATCACGCTGGTCACGCCGACCCCGGCGCGGCCCCGTACGGCCACCCGCAACGGGTCCCCCGCCCGCACCACCACGTCGTGAATGCGCTGGCCGCCATGGATCTGACGAATCTCCGGACGCGTCGCGAATCGCTCGAGCGTCGCCCGGAAGACCTCAAACCCCCGCGTCATCGTTGCCTTTCAGACCCAATCTCGTCGCTCGCCTGCCAAATGCTCACATTGTCACCTCATCAGGTGGAGGGTTGCACCCTGGTAGGCATCTGTTGAGTATCGATACGCGCCGGGATTATGGGATCTGCCGCCTATGGGTGACCATGGGGATATGCGTTGTGACGGCCAGGAACGGGGCTGCGCGGAGGCTGGGTCAGCCACCGACGAGCTCCCGGGAACCGTCGGCGCCGCCTCCTCGGGCCGGACGGATAGCCAGAACCACCATCCACGCCGGGTTTCGAGCTTCAGATCACGCGGTTCGTCGTTGTCCGAAGGGCAGCAGAAGGCATGGGATCGATCCTGGCCCACGTATGGCCGTCTCGCCCGGGAGGCCGACGGCAGCTGCCCGCCACTGGACCCAGCCACCTGGTTTGGGCGCACCGCCCCCCTGATACTTGAAATCGGTTGTGGCACTGGGACATCTACTGCTGCGATGGCATTGCAGGAGCCCGATTTCGATGTGCTCGCGGTGGAGGTCTATCGCAAGGGCCTGGCCCAGCTGTTGTCGGCGATCGACCGCGAGGGCATCGAGAATATTCGGCTGATCCGCGGCGACGCCCTGGATGTGCTCGAGCACCTGCTGCCGTCGGGATCGCTGACCGCGGCCCGGGTGTTTTTCCCGGACCCCTGGCCCAAGGCCCGCCATCACAAGCGGCGGTTGCTGCAGCCGGGCACCGTGGCGCTGCTGTCCGACCGTCTGCGCCCGGGCGGCACTCTGCATGTGGCCACCGATCACGCGAATTACGCCGAGCACATCGCCGAGGTCGGCGACGGTGAACCGACGCTGCGGCGCCTCAGGCTCGATGATCCGCGCATCCCGGTCTCGGTGAACCGGCCCACGACCAAGTTCGAGGGCAAGGCCCACACCGTCGGCAGCGTCATCAACGACTTCGTCTGGGAGCGATTGTGAGCCTGGCCATGGAAGGCGCCGCCTGCAGCACCTCGGCCGTGGAGGAATCCAACCGCCGACGTCGGGTGCTACGGGTGCTGCTGGTGTGGGACGCACCGAACCTCGACATGGGACTGGGAGCCATCCTCGGCGGCCGGCCCTCCGCGGAGAACCGGCCACGCTTCGACGCGCTGGGCCGTTGGCTGCTCGAGCGCACCGCCGCTTATTCGGCGGACCATGCCGACTGCCTCGTCGAACCCGAGGCCACCGTCTTTACCAATATCGCGCCGGGGAGTGCCGAAGTGGTGCGCCCGTGGGTCGAGGCGCTGCGCAATGTTGGGTTTGCGGTATTCGCCAAACCCAAGATCGACGAGGACAGCGACGTCGACGTCGACATGCTTGCTCATATCGAGCTGCGGTCCACCGAGGGCCTGGCCGGGGTGCTTGTGGCCTCGGCGGATGGTCAGGCTTTCCGCGAACCGCTGGAAATAATCGCCGGTGACGGGGTGCCCGTCGGTGTGCTGGGATTTCGCGAACATGCGAGTTGGGCGCTAACCTCGGATATTCTGGAGTTCGTCGATCTCGAGGACATACCCGGAGTTTTCCCCCGAGCCTTGCCTCGGGTGGGTCTAGATTCGCTCCCCGACGAAGGCGCCTGGTTGCAGCCGTTCCGACCGTTGTCGGCATTGCTTACGTCCAGGACATGAAAACTCAGCGCGTGAGAGACGCTAGTTAGGAGATTCTGTGTTCGCCTGGTGGGGCCGAATGGTGTACCGGTATCGGTTCATCGTCGTTGCCGCGTTCGTCACGGTTTGCCTGGGTTCTGGGCTTTTCGGGATCACGCTCGGCGACCATGTGACGCAGAGCGGTTTCTTCGCCGACAACAGTGAGTCAGTCAAGGCCTCGGTCATGGCCGACGACGCGCTGGGGCGTGACCGCACCACCCATGTGGTTGCCGTCATCGCCGCCCCGGAAGGCAAGACGGTAGACGACCCGGCCTTCCAGAAGAAGGTCATCGACCACTTCGATCAGCTCCAGAAAGACAACCCCGACGAGGTTTACGGGTGGGCCGGCTGGCTACGCGCCCCCACCACCACCGACCCCACTGTCAAGCGCATGGTGACGGAGGACCGCAAGCACACCTTCGTGTCGGTCAGCCTCAAGGGCGACGACGACGACACCATCCTCAACAACTACAAGGCCCTGTCGAACCCCGATAAGGACGACGACCCCGCCAAGAACAAATTCTTGATGGACGGTGTCGACATCCAGCTCGCCGGTCTACAGCCCGTGGCCAGCGAGCTGACCGGAACCATCGGCAAGGACCAGCAGCGCATGGAGGTTCTGTCGCTGCCGGTCATGGCTGTCGTGTTGTTCTTCGTCTTCGGCGGTGTGATCGCGGCCGGCCTGCCGCTGATGGTCGGTGGTCTTACCATCGCCGGCGCCCTGGGCATCATGCGGTTGGTCACGCTCTTCGCCCCCGTGCACTTCTTCGCCCAGCCCGTGGTCACGCTGATCGGCCTCGGTATTGCCATCGACTATTCGCTGTTCATCGTGAGCCGGTTCCGCGAAGAGATCGCGGAAGGCTACGACACCGAAACCGCGGTGCGTCGCACCGTGATCACCTCCGGCCGCACCGTCATGTTCTCCGCGACCCTGATCGCCGCGGCCCTGATGCCGATGCTGATCGTGCCGCAGCAGTTCCTGCGGTCACTGACCTATGCGGGTATCGCCTCGGTGCTGCTGGCCGCGATCTTGGCGGTCACCGTGCTGCCCGCATGCCTCGGTGTCCTCGGGCGCCACGTCGATGCATTGAGTATCAAGCGGTTCAGCCGCACCAAATCGCGCGAAGAGCTGGAGAACGGCTTCTGGGGACGCACCGTCGTGTACGTCATGCAGCGTCCGCTCGTGTTCGCCGTGCCGATCGTCATCGTGATGCTGCTGCTCATCATTCCGCTGGGCAACCTCAAGCTCGGCGGGTTCAGTGAAAAGTACCTGCCGCCAACCAATTCCGTGCGTCAGGCACAGGAGAACTTCGACTCGCTCTTCCCCGGCTTCCGCACCGAGACCATCACCATCGTCACCAAGGGCGCCACCGACTCACAGCTCAACCAGATTCGCGCCGATGCGATGAAGGTCCCGGGCTTCGTGGAGCCCGGCGGGGACAAGACTCAGATGTGGCAGCGACGCCAGGCCGTCAAGACCGACGGAGACACCAGCGTCAAGGTCATCCAGAACGCCCTGGTCGACAGGAACACCGCCGGGGCGAAGGTCAAACAGCTTCGCGAGATTCCGGTGCCCAAGGGCGTCACGATGTATGTCGGTGGCACGCCCGCCCTGGAGCAAGACTCCATCGACACCGTCTTCGACAAACTCCCCTTCGTGATCGTGGTCTTGATCAGCGTCACCACGATCCTGATGTTCCTGGCGTTCGGCTCGCTCGTGCTACCCATCAAGGCGGCCGTCATGAGCGCCCTGGGTCTGGGTTCCACGATGGGCATCCTGACGTGGATATTCGTCGACGGACACTTCTCGAAATGGCTGAATTTCACCCCGACACCGCTGACGGCACCGGTCATCGTGCTGATCATCGTCGTGATCTACGGCCTGTCCAGTGACTACGAGGTCTTCCTGATGTCCCGCATGATCGAGGCGCGTCATCAAGGGCTCTCGACCACCGAAGCCGTGCGCGTGGGTACCGCCAACACCGGCCGGATCATCACCGCCGCCGCCTTGATCCTGATCGTGGTCGCCGGTGGTTTCGCCTTCTCCGATCTGGTGATGATGAAGTACCTGGCATTCGGCCTTATCGCCGCCCTTATCCTCGATGCCACCGTGGTCCGCATGCTGCTCATCCCGGCGGTCATGAAGCTGCTCGGGGACGACTGCTGGTGGGCTCCGGCGTGGATGAAGCGAATCCAGGTCAAACTCGGCCTCGGCGAGGTCACCCTGCCCGACGAGCGCAAGCGTCCGACCGGTCGCGAGCAGGCCATCGCCGCGGCCTCGTCTCCGGTCGGGTCCAACGCGCGCACCACCAAGTTGCCGATCGCCTCCGAGCGCACCCGGCTGCCGTCGACACCGACGCCACGCCAGCACGATCCGTCGGCTCCGGCGCGGCCCACTCCGCCCCCGCCCGCTCCGCCGACCGCCCCGGTCAATCTGGCCGGCAACGACAGCGGGGACGCGTCCGCCACGACGCGCATGGCAGTGCCCGGCAAGAATGTAGCTCCCACCGATGCGCCCACCACGCGCGTACCAGGCGGAAACCCGGCCGGACCGGATGCTCCCACCACGCGCAGCAGCGTGGCTGGCACGCACCGCCCGGACCGCCGGAATGCAGACCGTGAGATCGAGTCCTGGCTCGGCGAGCTTCGTGGGCCCAAGCAGCCCGGCGCAGCCGCGGGTACCGAGGCGGGCGACGCCACCACCGCGATTCCGGTTTCCAAGCCACAGTCCACACCGCGACCGGCGCAGCCCAACCGCGCCAGTGGCACACCCGGTGAGGACGCGACGACTGCCATGCCGATCGCCAAGCCGGAGGTGCAGCGGCAGGGCCCGCCACGGGCGCAGCGGCCTCAACCCGAGCAGCAACAGCCTGCCAAGCCCTCCACCGATGCGACAGAGGCTCTGCCCGCGCCGGGGCAGAACCGCACCCCGCAACAGCAGGAGGTCGATGAGGCCACCCGCCGCAGCCGTGGCGGCAGCGTCAGCGCCCAAGATCTGCTG
It includes:
- the trmB gene encoding tRNA (guanosine(46)-N7)-methyltransferase TrmB, which encodes MGDHGDMRCDGQERGCAEAGSATDELPGTVGAASSGRTDSQNHHPRRVSSFRSRGSSLSEGQQKAWDRSWPTYGRLAREADGSCPPLDPATWFGRTAPLILEIGCGTGTSTAAMALQEPDFDVLAVEVYRKGLAQLLSAIDREGIENIRLIRGDALDVLEHLLPSGSLTAARVFFPDPWPKARHHKRRLLQPGTVALLSDRLRPGGTLHVATDHANYAEHIAEVGDGEPTLRRLRLDDPRIPVSVNRPTTKFEGKAHTVGSVINDFVWERL
- a CDS encoding NYN domain-containing protein yields the protein MSLAMEGAACSTSAVEESNRRRRVLRVLLVWDAPNLDMGLGAILGGRPSAENRPRFDALGRWLLERTAAYSADHADCLVEPEATVFTNIAPGSAEVVRPWVEALRNVGFAVFAKPKIDEDSDVDVDMLAHIELRSTEGLAGVLVASADGQAFREPLEIIAGDGVPVGVLGFREHASWALTSDILEFVDLEDIPGVFPRALPRVGLDSLPDEGAWLQPFRPLSALLTSRT
- a CDS encoding MMPL family transporter; the encoded protein is MFAWWGRMVYRYRFIVVAAFVTVCLGSGLFGITLGDHVTQSGFFADNSESVKASVMADDALGRDRTTHVVAVIAAPEGKTVDDPAFQKKVIDHFDQLQKDNPDEVYGWAGWLRAPTTTDPTVKRMVTEDRKHTFVSVSLKGDDDDTILNNYKALSNPDKDDDPAKNKFLMDGVDIQLAGLQPVASELTGTIGKDQQRMEVLSLPVMAVVLFFVFGGVIAAGLPLMVGGLTIAGALGIMRLVTLFAPVHFFAQPVVTLIGLGIAIDYSLFIVSRFREEIAEGYDTETAVRRTVITSGRTVMFSATLIAAALMPMLIVPQQFLRSLTYAGIASVLLAAILAVTVLPACLGVLGRHVDALSIKRFSRTKSREELENGFWGRTVVYVMQRPLVFAVPIVIVMLLLIIPLGNLKLGGFSEKYLPPTNSVRQAQENFDSLFPGFRTETITIVTKGATDSQLNQIRADAMKVPGFVEPGGDKTQMWQRRQAVKTDGDTSVKVIQNALVDRNTAGAKVKQLREIPVPKGVTMYVGGTPALEQDSIDTVFDKLPFVIVVLISVTTILMFLAFGSLVLPIKAAVMSALGLGSTMGILTWIFVDGHFSKWLNFTPTPLTAPVIVLIIVVIYGLSSDYEVFLMSRMIEARHQGLSTTEAVRVGTANTGRIITAAALILIVVAGGFAFSDLVMMKYLAFGLIAALILDATVVRMLLIPAVMKLLGDDCWWAPAWMKRIQVKLGLGEVTLPDERKRPTGREQAIAAASSPVGSNARTTKLPIASERTRLPSTPTPRQHDPSAPARPTPPPPAPPTAPVNLAGNDSGDASATTRMAVPGKNVAPTDAPTTRVPGGNPAGPDAPTTRSSVAGTHRPDRRNADREIESWLGELRGPKQPGAAAGTEAGDATTAIPVSKPQSTPRPAQPNRASGTPGEDATTAMPIAKPEVQRQGPPRAQRPQPEQQQPAKPSTDATEALPAPGQNRTPQQQEVDEATRRSRGGSVSAQDLLRREGRRI